Proteins encoded by one window of Candidatus Neomarinimicrobiota bacterium:
- a CDS encoding PTS sugar transporter subunit IIA — protein MTPNLILYPLEASTKEEVISKLVDLLYKEGKVPDPDSAKKAVIEREKLMSTGVGRGVAIPHGKYSYIDDVVVAVGISRKGIDFNAVDGQPVYIFILLLTPEKQPTKHLKLLSKFSRILSTVQAREEILEANSPEEIAKIFYKYDEKF, from the coding sequence TTGACACCTAATCTTATTCTTTATCCATTGGAGGCGAGTACAAAAGAAGAAGTGATCTCCAAACTTGTAGATTTGCTCTACAAAGAAGGGAAGGTACCGGATCCCGATTCTGCAAAAAAGGCTGTTATTGAAAGAGAGAAATTGATGAGTACCGGTGTGGGACGGGGAGTTGCCATTCCACATGGCAAGTATTCCTATATAGATGATGTAGTTGTTGCAGTTGGTATTTCCAGAAAGGGTATTGATTTTAATGCAGTAGATGGTCAACCTGTTTACATCTTTATTCTGTTACTTACACCCGAGAAACAACCTACCAAGCATTTGAAGCTTTTGAGCAAATTTTCTAGGATTTTAAGTACTGTTCAAGCTCGGGAGGAAATTCTTGAAGCAAACTCACCCGAGGAGATAGCAAAGATTTTTTATAAATATGATGAAAAATTTTAA
- a CDS encoding DUF2007 domain-containing protein has protein sequence MPFCPKCKYEFTEGVKTCPDCGEKLVDTLNEDEIVDVKWVPVGTLKSSMYGDMARELLEKNDIPALVVTDFFHGALATSGTGLAGTFAKIYVPEGSVNKAREILKEHMDIDLS, from the coding sequence ATGCCCTTTTGCCCGAAATGTAAGTATGAATTCACAGAAGGTGTAAAAACATGCCCCGATTGTGGTGAGAAACTTGTAGATACTTTAAATGAAGATGAAATTGTAGATGTGAAGTGGGTACCTGTTGGAACATTAAAATCATCCATGTACGGTGATATGGCGAGGGAGCTTTTGGAAAAGAATGACATTCCGGCTTTAGTCGTTACTGACTTTTTCCATGGTGCACTGGCGACTTCAGGAACAGGTTTGGCCGGTACTTTTGCAAAGATTTATGTTCCAGAGGGATCGGTTAATAAGGCAAGAGAGATTTTAAAGGAACATATGGATATTGATTTATCTTGA
- a CDS encoding histidine--tRNA ligase has product MKYRRVRGTKDILPQDSYKWLYIEDKIKNFANIHNYKYIKTPAFEVTDLFIRSIGDDTDIVSKEMYTFKDKGNNSLTLKPEMTAPVIRAYIEERLNQLASVIKLYYIDSLFRQERPQKGRLRQFHQYGFEIIGSSYPEADAEIIFLSYQLLRRFGIENMTVKVNSIGDRESRKKYLSILRESLEPQKKKLCKTCQIRFERNILRLFDCKEQSCQAILDEHAPRIIDYISKDDREHFDEVLRFIEKAGVECVIDHKLVRGLDYYTRTTFEITSNLLGAQDALCGGGRYDHLVEDLGGQPTPAVGVAGGIERLWIALEEIGKFPTDNKDFVYIASVGDDVKDFVINLIRELSENSISYEVDLLRRSLKAQMRDANKKGARFSIIVGNEELKKNMVVLKDMQEGIQELISVDSLIKILKEKLTT; this is encoded by the coding sequence ATGAAGTATCGAAGGGTTAGGGGAACAAAGGACATCCTTCCCCAGGATTCGTATAAATGGTTGTATATTGAAGACAAGATAAAGAACTTCGCTAATATCCATAATTATAAATATATAAAAACACCTGCATTTGAAGTAACTGATCTATTTATAAGAAGTATTGGTGATGATACTGATATAGTTTCAAAAGAGATGTATACATTTAAAGATAAAGGGAATAACAGTTTAACATTGAAACCGGAGATGACTGCTCCTGTTATCAGAGCCTATATTGAAGAAAGATTAAATCAGTTGGCGTCGGTTATAAAATTATATTATATTGATTCATTATTCAGGCAGGAAAGACCGCAGAAGGGTAGACTCAGGCAGTTCCATCAATATGGTTTTGAAATAATAGGCAGTTCCTATCCCGAAGCAGATGCCGAAATTATATTTTTATCGTATCAGCTTCTAAGAAGATTTGGAATCGAAAACATGACGGTAAAAGTTAACTCGATTGGTGATAGGGAATCACGAAAGAAATATCTATCAATTCTAAGAGAATCTTTAGAACCACAAAAGAAAAAATTGTGTAAGACATGCCAGATAAGATTTGAAAGAAATATATTGAGATTATTTGACTGTAAAGAACAATCCTGTCAGGCTATACTTGATGAGCATGCTCCGAGGATCATTGATTATATTAGTAAAGATGATAGAGAACATTTTGATGAGGTTTTGAGATTTATAGAAAAAGCTGGTGTGGAATGTGTAATTGATCACAAGCTTGTAAGAGGACTTGATTACTATACCCGTACAACATTTGAAATTACAAGCAATCTATTGGGAGCTCAGGATGCCCTGTGCGGTGGCGGAAGATATGACCATCTTGTTGAGGACCTGGGAGGACAACCTACACCCGCAGTAGGAGTGGCAGGAGGTATAGAAAGACTCTGGATTGCTCTTGAGGAAATTGGAAAATTCCCCACTGATAATAAAGATTTTGTTTACATAGCATCTGTTGGCGATGATGTTAAAGATTTTGTAATTAATCTTATAAGGGAGTTGTCTGAGAATAGTATATCATACGAGGTTGACCTATTGAGAAGGTCTTTAAAAGCGCAGATGAGGGATGCAAATAAAAAGGGGGCGAGGTTTTCAATTATTGTGGGGAATGAAGAGTTAAAAAAGAATATGGTTGTTTTAAAAGATATGCAAGAGGGTATCCAGGAATTGATTTCTGTAGATTCATTGATAAAAATTTTAAAAGAGAAACTAACTACATAG
- a CDS encoding TIGR01212 family radical SAM protein (This family includes YhcC from E. coli K-12, an uncharacterized radical SAM protein.), with translation MQLPYPLQDRFYRYNYFLRKKFGAKVYKITVDAGFTCPTRDGTLGTNGCLYCNNLSFSTDRREGLMPVEEQVGRAIEILKRKKKVEKFLVYFQSYTNTYASVSELEKIYSKALTFKDVVGICIGTRPDCIDDDILTMLSNVNKDYFVSIEYGVESVYNKNLLWANRGHDFKTSIIAIEKTYKYGLDIAIHIIFGFPDESNEDVLNSAKVINRLPINSIKIHNLHVVKCTPLENYYKKKPFKLYSEEEWILLMADFLELLRPDIVIQRLIGEAKNNTLVAPRWKMPKQKIVAEIKKILESRETFQGYKYMERKEKLEVLEDVKDKKL, from the coding sequence ATGCAGCTTCCTTATCCTCTACAGGATAGATTTTATCGTTATAATTATTTTTTAAGGAAAAAATTTGGTGCCAAAGTATATAAAATCACGGTAGATGCGGGATTTACATGTCCTACAAGAGATGGTACTCTTGGAACTAATGGGTGTCTTTATTGTAACAACTTGAGCTTTTCTACCGATAGAAGAGAAGGTTTAATGCCGGTTGAAGAACAGGTTGGGCGAGCAATTGAGATATTAAAAAGAAAGAAAAAAGTTGAAAAATTTCTTGTGTATTTTCAATCGTATACAAATACTTATGCATCGGTGAGCGAACTGGAAAAAATTTATAGCAAGGCTTTAACCTTCAAAGATGTTGTAGGGATTTGTATTGGTACGCGACCTGATTGCATTGATGATGATATTCTCACTATGCTTTCAAATGTTAATAAGGATTACTTTGTATCCATTGAATATGGAGTTGAGTCTGTTTATAACAAAAATTTGCTTTGGGCAAATCGTGGGCATGATTTTAAAACCTCTATAATTGCAATAGAAAAAACCTATAAATACGGACTGGATATAGCAATTCATATAATTTTTGGTTTTCCGGATGAAAGTAATGAAGATGTTCTGAATTCTGCGAAAGTAATAAATAGACTGCCTATAAATTCTATTAAAATTCATAATTTGCACGTGGTAAAATGTACGCCGCTTGAGAATTATTATAAGAAAAAACCTTTTAAATTATATAGCGAAGAAGAATGGATTTTATTAATGGCTGATTTCCTTGAATTGTTGAGACCTGATATAGTAATTCAAAGACTTATTGGTGAAGCCAAAAACAATACACTTGTAGCGCCAAGATGGAAAATGCCAAAACAAAAAATAGTTGCCGAAATAAAGAAAATACTGGAATCTCGTGAAACCTTTCAGGGATATAAGTATATGGAGAGAAAAGAAAAATTGGAGGTATTGGAAGATGTTAAAGATAAAAAATTATGA
- a CDS encoding MBL fold metallo-hydrolase, whose translation MLKIKNYEIHLLESGRFALDGGAVFGVIPKPLWSRKVDVDEENRVTMSLTTPVIIGKDRKILIDSGVGNKLEEKLKKIYKVDFNYDIEKSLTDFGIKPQEITDVIITHLHFDHVGGCVKQIDGRYIPSFPNARYYVQRKQFDWANNPTELDRASFMKKNFMPLLENNVLDIIDGEFYLTSDIVVYVTDGHTPGLQHVFIRDSENPVFFASDLIPMSHHIPTTWITAFDLFPVDLIKEKKYYLDQAARNNWTIIFPHDPYIKAVKVKKGEKYFEISEIIEKRDNE comes from the coding sequence ATGTTAAAGATAAAAAATTATGAAATTCACCTGCTCGAATCCGGGAGGTTTGCTCTCGACGGCGGAGCTGTATTTGGTGTCATCCCAAAGCCGCTATGGAGTAGAAAGGTCGATGTTGATGAGGAAAATAGAGTAACAATGAGCCTTACTACCCCTGTTATTATAGGAAAAGATAGAAAAATTCTGATTGATTCTGGCGTCGGGAATAAGCTTGAGGAGAAACTTAAAAAAATCTATAAAGTTGATTTTAATTATGATATCGAAAAGAGCCTTACAGATTTTGGTATAAAACCACAAGAAATTACCGATGTGATTATTACGCATCTGCATTTTGATCATGTTGGTGGATGCGTTAAGCAAATTGATGGCAGATACATTCCGTCGTTTCCAAATGCGAGGTACTACGTGCAAAGGAAGCAATTTGACTGGGCAAACAATCCAACTGAGTTAGACAGAGCAAGCTTTATGAAGAAAAATTTTATGCCCCTATTGGAAAATAACGTGCTTGATATAATAGATGGAGAATTTTATTTAACCAGTGATATTGTGGTATATGTAACAGATGGTCATACACCTGGTCTGCAACATGTTTTTATTAGGGATAGTGAAAATCCTGTCTTTTTTGCCAGTGACTTGATTCCAATGTCCCATCATATACCCACTACCTGGATTACTGCATTTGACTTATTTCCTGTTGATCTCATAAAAGAAAAAAAATATTATCTTGATCAGGCAGCTCGAAATAATTGGACAATAATTTTTCCTCATGATCCGTATATTAAAGCTGTTAAGGTAAAAAAAGGTGAAAAATATTTTGAGATAAGCGAAATAATAGAAAAAAGAGATAATGAATAA
- the polX gene encoding DNA polymerase/3'-5' exonuclease PolX translates to MNKSDIKNEDIAKVFKELGAILEIKGENPFKARAYYNAARIIEKLPVPMKELIDSGEISNIKGIGNAVIKKSKVLIETGKLPYYEDLKSSIPEGLLEMLKIPGLGPRKIRKLWVDLGITNIGELEYACDVNRLVSLEGFGLKTQQKILEGIKFLKKYSDKHYISEGIDQAKKVIDALKECKLINRISVAGSIRRKLEIVRNIDVVISSVPFDLEKIFNFMKEKIDRGAKIEKNRIEFSSPGGLSVDLYIVTDEEFPVALFYYTGSQAHYNNIKGRLIEKGFDFDGFLLKKGKSKVTIENEEDIYRIAGLPFIPPELRENIGEIELASSGKLSELIEWKDIKGCFHIHSNFSDGISTIEELVWKARELGFSFISIADHSKSAFYANGLDEERLKEQWEEIERVHKKYPDFKIFKSIESDILADGSLDYTDDILAKFDFVIASVHSRFNLSNEEQTNRILRAIRNPFVKILGHPTGRLLLAREGYDVDLEKVLRELAKLDKAVEINASPHRLDLDWRWGPLVRELNLKVAINPDAHNIDDITDVEYGMYVARKSGIPKKNILNTWEVGELEEFFRKRVK, encoded by the coding sequence ATGAATAAATCGGATATCAAAAATGAAGATATAGCAAAAGTATTTAAAGAACTTGGCGCTATACTGGAAATAAAGGGAGAAAATCCTTTTAAAGCTCGAGCATATTATAACGCTGCAAGGATTATTGAAAAACTTCCAGTGCCGATGAAAGAGCTGATAGATTCAGGTGAAATTTCCAATATTAAGGGTATAGGGAATGCGGTAATTAAAAAAAGTAAAGTACTGATTGAAACAGGAAAATTACCTTATTATGAAGACTTAAAAAGTAGTATTCCTGAAGGTCTTCTTGAAATGCTAAAAATACCGGGTTTAGGTCCACGGAAGATCAGAAAGTTATGGGTCGATCTTGGTATTACAAATATTGGTGAGCTTGAATATGCCTGCGATGTTAATAGGCTTGTTAGCCTGGAAGGATTTGGTTTAAAAACACAGCAGAAAATACTTGAGGGAATAAAGTTTTTAAAAAAATATTCAGATAAGCATTATATATCAGAAGGAATTGATCAAGCAAAAAAAGTTATAGATGCTCTTAAAGAGTGTAAATTAATAAATAGAATTTCAGTCGCCGGTTCTATACGTAGAAAACTGGAGATAGTTAGAAATATTGATGTGGTAATATCATCTGTACCATTTGATCTCGAGAAGATTTTTAATTTTATGAAGGAGAAAATTGACAGAGGAGCAAAAATAGAAAAGAACAGAATAGAGTTTTCATCACCTGGGGGCTTATCTGTTGATTTATATATCGTTACAGATGAGGAATTTCCTGTAGCACTTTTTTATTATACTGGAAGTCAAGCGCATTACAATAATATTAAAGGCCGATTGATAGAAAAGGGGTTTGACTTTGATGGCTTTCTTTTGAAAAAAGGTAAAAGTAAGGTGACTATTGAAAATGAAGAAGATATTTATAGGATAGCCGGACTTCCATTTATACCGCCAGAACTGCGGGAAAATATTGGAGAGATTGAACTTGCTTCTTCAGGCAAATTGTCAGAATTGATTGAATGGAAAGATATAAAAGGTTGTTTTCATATTCATTCCAATTTTAGTGATGGGATATCGACGATAGAGGAACTGGTATGGAAGGCAAGGGAATTAGGATTTAGTTTTATCTCAATTGCAGATCACAGTAAGTCTGCATTTTATGCGAATGGTCTTGATGAGGAAAGACTTAAAGAGCAGTGGGAAGAAATTGAGAGGGTACATAAGAAATATCCAGATTTTAAGATTTTCAAGAGTATAGAATCCGATATCCTTGCTGATGGAAGTCTTGATTATACGGATGATATATTAGCCAAATTTGACTTTGTAATTGCATCAGTCCATTCTCGATTTAATCTATCAAATGAAGAACAAACAAACAGAATTTTAAGAGCAATCCGGAATCCCTTTGTAAAAATTTTAGGTCATCCAACGGGGAGGCTTCTTCTTGCAAGAGAAGGTTATGATGTTGACCTGGAAAAAGTTTTAAGAGAGCTTGCAAAATTGGATAAGGCAGTAGAGATAAATGCAAGTCCCCATAGGCTTGACCTTGACTGGAGATGGGGACCGCTGGTCAGGGAGCTTAATTTAAAAGTGGCAATAAATCCTGACGCTCACAATATCGATGATATTACAGATGTAGAATATGGTATGTATGTGGCACGAAAATCAGGAATACCAAAGAAAAATATACTAAATACGTGGGAAGTAGGAGAGCTGGAGGAGTTTTTTAGAAAGAGAGTAAAATAG
- the nth gene encoding endonuclease III, with translation MAESLEKKAIEIYNRLNTNYPNAACSLNHKDPVQLLVSTILSAQCTDKQVNKITPKLFEKCKTPEDFVRIDMDELMELIKPAGFFKNKAKAVKESMQIIVKDYNGNVPRSLEELIKLPGVGRKTANVVLGDGYGIPSIVVDTHVKRISRRLGLTNEKDPVKIEFDLMKIFPEDTWIKLGHLMIDHGRKVCNARNPKCEVCFLEDLCDFYNKRDI, from the coding sequence ATGGCCGAAAGTCTTGAGAAAAAAGCGATTGAGATATATAACCGATTAAATACTAACTATCCGAATGCGGCCTGCTCTTTAAACCACAAGGACCCGGTTCAATTGCTTGTATCTACTATTTTATCTGCGCAATGCACTGATAAACAGGTTAATAAAATTACTCCAAAACTTTTTGAAAAATGTAAGACTCCGGAGGATTTTGTCAGGATAGATATGGATGAATTGATGGAGCTTATAAAGCCGGCAGGATTTTTTAAAAACAAGGCAAAAGCGGTAAAAGAATCGATGCAGATTATTGTAAAAGATTATAATGGAAATGTACCCAGAAGCCTTGAAGAACTCATAAAACTTCCTGGCGTCGGTAGAAAAACGGCGAATGTAGTCCTGGGTGATGGATACGGGATTCCTAGTATAGTGGTTGATACACATGTGAAAAGAATATCGAGAAGACTTGGATTAACGAATGAAAAGGACCCAGTTAAGATTGAATTTGATTTGATGAAAATTTTTCCAGAAGATACCTGGATAAAACTGGGACATTTGATGATTGATCATGGACGAAAGGTATGCAATGCAAGAAACCCAAAGTGTGAGGTATGTTTCCTGGAAGATTTATGTGATTTTTATAATAAGAGGGATATATGA
- the folE gene encoding GTP cyclohydrolase I FolE: protein MKIEAIIRGLIESIGLNPNDEYLKDTPRRVKKMWEILTSGYKMNIEELFSKSVCESKYDQMIVVRDIDFFSTCEHHLLPFYGKVHVGYLPDKKIIGLSKIPRLVEVFSRRLQVQERLTQQLAETLMDHLQPKGVGVIVEAQHLCMMMRGVEKVNSKIKTSVMLGAFKNDQKTRDEFLNLVNKNYEV, encoded by the coding sequence ATGAAAATAGAAGCTATTATACGCGGTTTAATTGAAAGCATTGGATTAAATCCTAATGATGAATATCTTAAAGACACCCCGAGAAGGGTTAAAAAAATGTGGGAGATATTGACATCTGGATATAAGATGAATATAGAGGAACTTTTTTCTAAATCGGTATGTGAATCGAAATATGATCAAATGATTGTGGTTAGAGATATAGATTTTTTCAGTACCTGTGAACATCATCTCCTGCCTTTTTATGGGAAGGTTCATGTTGGGTATCTTCCTGATAAAAAGATTATAGGTTTAAGTAAAATCCCAAGATTAGTAGAAGTATTTTCTAGACGGTTGCAGGTTCAGGAGAGACTAACCCAGCAACTGGCAGAAACATTGATGGATCATTTACAACCAAAGGGGGTGGGGGTTATTGTGGAAGCTCAGCACCTCTGTATGATGATGAGAGGTGTTGAAAAGGTTAATTCAAAAATAAAGACGAGTGTCATGCTCGGTGCATTTAAAAATGACCAGAAAACTCGAGACGAATTTTTAAACCTTGTCAATAAAAATTATGAGGTGTAG
- the nfo gene encoding deoxyribonuclease IV, which translates to MPLIGCHISISGGVENAPARGKQLGCDAMQIFTSNQMQWKGRPITDEAKVNYLKSMKENNIKVTISHDSYLINLGSPDKAKLEKSRQAFLEEIDRCDKLGIELLVFHPGSHMGKGEDYCLKIIAESIDYMVEQRPDSNISFVLETTAGQGSNVGYTFEQLRKIIELSSYPERFGICFDTCHAYAAGYDIVSFKGYKDTWTKFDDILGLERLKVFHLNDSKKELGSRIDRHCNLGDGYLGWETFYKIINDERFKELPMILETPGGDENYAKEIAILKKALKNK; encoded by the coding sequence ATGCCTTTAATTGGATGTCATATATCGATAAGTGGTGGAGTAGAAAATGCTCCAGCAAGAGGTAAACAATTAGGCTGTGATGCCATGCAAATATTTACTTCTAATCAGATGCAGTGGAAAGGTCGTCCAATTACTGATGAAGCTAAGGTAAATTACCTGAAATCTATGAAAGAAAATAATATAAAGGTTACGATTTCCCACGATTCTTATCTGATAAATCTTGGCAGTCCTGATAAGGCGAAACTGGAAAAATCACGTCAGGCTTTCTTAGAAGAGATTGATAGATGTGATAAACTGGGGATAGAGCTTCTTGTATTTCATCCTGGTAGTCATATGGGTAAAGGCGAAGATTATTGCTTGAAGATAATAGCAGAAAGTATTGATTATATGGTAGAACAACGTCCTGATTCTAATATATCTTTTGTCCTTGAAACAACAGCCGGTCAGGGATCCAATGTTGGATACACTTTTGAGCAATTGAGAAAGATAATTGAACTTTCAAGTTATCCTGAAAGATTCGGAATCTGTTTTGATACCTGTCATGCATATGCAGCAGGTTATGATATAGTATCATTTAAAGGATACAAAGATACCTGGACGAAATTCGATGATATTCTTGGACTTGAAAGGTTAAAAGTTTTTCATTTAAATGACTCAAAGAAAGAGTTAGGTTCTCGTATTGATAGACATTGTAATCTGGGTGATGGTTACCTTGGATGGGAAACCTTTTACAAAATTATTAATGATGAGAGGTTTAAGGAACTTCCAATGATACTAGAAACTCCAGGTGGTGATGAGAATTATGCAAAGGAGATTGCAATTCTGAAGAAAGCTCTAAAAAATAAATAG
- the lpdA gene encoding dihydrolipoyl dehydrogenase — translation MKDYDLIIIGSGPGGYVSAVKAAQLGLRTLCVEKEELGGVCLNWGCIPTKAIIKSVDLINDLKDTNRYGIKVDRLSFDFSDIIRRSRIVAKKISKGVEYLFKKYGVSVEKGWGKIFDSNTVEIDSNGYSKKITGKNILIATGARPVLLPGVKISNRVLTSKEALILNELPESITIIGSGAIGTEFAYIFSSLGSKVNLIELLPQVLPAVDEDVSTELSKALKKHGVKIYTSTKVKNILENKDSVEVEISNQNETEILKSAYALISIGIIGNTGNLGLEDLGIETEKGFIKVNKSFKTNIDNIYAIGDVIGQPALAHVASKEGLYVVEKIAGKEHALVNYRAIPYAVYTKPQVAGVGLTEKEAKDSAVDYNVGIFPFSANGKCTASGDIYGFVKVLFNKKDDTILGAHIVGHEASELVHIFIDAIENKLKYKDMKKSVFAHPTASEAIHEAILSAYNEQIHI, via the coding sequence ATGAAAGATTATGATTTAATAATTATCGGTTCTGGTCCTGGAGGATATGTTTCTGCAGTAAAAGCTGCTCAATTAGGTCTGAGAACATTATGTGTTGAAAAAGAAGAGCTTGGCGGAGTTTGTCTCAACTGGGGATGTATACCCACAAAAGCTATAATTAAGAGCGTCGATCTCATTAATGATTTAAAAGATACAAACAGATATGGAATAAAGGTAGACAGGCTGAGTTTTGATTTTTCTGATATCATCAGAAGGTCCAGGATAGTAGCAAAAAAAATTTCAAAAGGCGTTGAATATCTTTTTAAAAAGTATGGAGTTAGTGTAGAAAAAGGTTGGGGTAAAATATTTGATAGTAATACAGTTGAGATCGACAGTAATGGATACAGTAAAAAAATAACCGGCAAAAATATTTTAATAGCTACTGGTGCACGACCTGTCTTACTTCCCGGCGTAAAAATATCAAATAGAGTTCTTACCTCAAAAGAAGCATTGATTTTAAATGAATTACCGGAATCCATAACTATTATTGGATCTGGTGCAATAGGGACGGAATTCGCCTATATCTTTTCTTCATTGGGTTCTAAGGTAAATTTGATTGAACTTCTACCTCAGGTGCTGCCAGCGGTAGATGAGGATGTATCAACTGAGCTATCAAAAGCGCTAAAAAAACATGGTGTTAAAATATATACTTCTACAAAAGTTAAAAATATATTAGAAAATAAGGATAGCGTAGAGGTGGAAATTTCTAATCAGAATGAAACCGAAATTCTAAAATCTGCTTATGCTTTAATTTCTATTGGAATAATTGGTAATACTGGGAATTTGGGTTTAGAAGATCTGGGAATAGAAACAGAAAAAGGTTTTATAAAAGTAAATAAATCATTCAAAACGAATATAGACAATATATATGCTATTGGTGATGTAATAGGGCAACCGGCACTTGCACATGTTGCATCGAAAGAAGGATTGTATGTAGTAGAAAAGATAGCAGGCAAAGAACATGCACTGGTAAATTATCGGGCAATCCCCTATGCTGTATATACAAAGCCACAGGTAGCTGGCGTAGGATTAACTGAGAAAGAGGCTAAAGATAGTGCAGTTGATTATAATGTTGGAATTTTCCCCTTTAGTGCAAATGGCAAATGCACTGCTTCCGGTGATATTTATGGCTTTGTTAAAGTTTTATTCAATAAAAAAGATGATACGATATTAGGTGCTCATATTGTCGGTCATGAGGCATCAGAGTTAGTTCATATCTTCATAGATGCGATTGAAAATAAGTTGAAATATAAGGATATGAAAAAATCGGTATTTGCTCATCCCACAGCATCTGAGGCTATCCATGAAGCGATTCTCTCAGCCTATAATGAACAAATTCACATTTAG
- the lipB gene encoding lipoyl(octanoyl) transferase LipB: MSKILEVLDLGYRNYGEIWELQKRLHFLRVKGVIPDTLILVEHNHVYTFGKNATRENLLVSDEYLKQRGIEVYHVDRGGDVTYHGPGQLVGYPIFNLKEHKESVSWFVNKIEQVLIDTLKEIGIEADRIKGLTGVWVRDNKIAAIGMRVSKLVTMHGFALNVANELSYYSGIIPCGIRDKGIIRIIDLKPEVSLSMVKDILINKFLYNFNFESYKVREEYTEDIERDEN, from the coding sequence ATGAGTAAAATATTAGAAGTGCTCGACCTTGGATACAGAAATTATGGAGAAATCTGGGAGTTACAGAAAAGGCTACATTTTCTTAGAGTAAAAGGTGTAATTCCAGATACGTTGATTCTGGTTGAACATAATCATGTTTATACTTTTGGTAAAAATGCCACACGGGAGAATCTCCTTGTAAGTGATGAGTATCTTAAGCAAAGGGGAATTGAGGTTTATCATGTAGATAGAGGTGGTGATGTAACCTATCATGGACCGGGTCAGCTGGTTGGATATCCCATATTCAATCTGAAGGAACATAAGGAAAGTGTATCCTGGTTCGTAAATAAAATCGAACAGGTTTTGATTGATACATTAAAAGAGATAGGTATAGAAGCTGATAGAATCAAAGGGTTGACTGGAGTGTGGGTCAGGGATAATAAAATCGCAGCAATAGGTATGAGGGTTTCTAAATTGGTTACAATGCATGGTTTTGCATTAAATGTAGCAAATGAATTATCCTATTACTCCGGGATAATACCATGCGGGATAAGGGATAAGGGAATAATTCGGATTATTGATTTAAAACCTGAAGTTAGCTTATCAATGGTGAAAGATATACTGATAAACAAATTTCTATATAATTTCAATTTTGAAAGCTATAAAGTAAGGGAGGAATATACAGAGGATATTGAGCGAGATGAGAATTAG